The Blautia hydrogenotrophica DSM 10507 genome window below encodes:
- the guaA gene encoding glutamine-hydrolyzing GMP synthase yields MKNEKIIVLDFGGQYNQLIARRVRECNVYCEIYSYKTDLEKIKEMQPKGIIFTGGPNSAYEADSPSYTREIFNLGVPILGICYGAQLMMHLLGGKVEKAPVREYGKIEVTVDRSSKLFENVSEKTICWMSHNDYISQAAPGFAVSAHTADCPVAAVEDVEKRLYAIQFHPEVLHTQEGTKMLSNFVYNVCECRGDWKMDSFVEESIKAIREKVGSGKVLCALSGGVDSSVAAVMMSKAVGDQLTCVFVDHGLLRKNEGDEVEAVFGPQGPYKLNFIRVNAQQRFYDKLKGVEEPEKKRKIIGEEFIRVFEEEAKKIGAVDYLVQGTIYPDVVESGLGGESAVIKSHHNVGGLPECVDFKEIIEPLRDLFKDEVRKAGLELGIPDYLVFRQPFPGPGLGIRIIGEVTAEKVQMVQDADAIWREEIAKAGWDKKVNQYFAALTNMRSVGVMGDERTYDYAIALRAVTTTDFMTAESAEIPWEVIGKTTSRIVNEVKHVNRVMYDCTGKPPATIEFE; encoded by the coding sequence GTGAAGAACGAAAAGATTATAGTTCTCGATTTCGGAGGTCAATACAATCAGCTGATCGCAAGACGCGTCAGAGAGTGCAACGTTTACTGTGAAATTTACTCCTACAAAACTGATCTCGAAAAAATCAAAGAAATGCAGCCTAAGGGAATCATCTTTACTGGCGGACCTAATAGCGCTTATGAAGCAGATTCTCCTTCCTATACAAGAGAAATTTTCAATTTGGGAGTTCCGATTTTGGGCATCTGTTATGGAGCTCAGCTGATGATGCATTTGCTTGGCGGCAAAGTAGAGAAGGCGCCGGTGCGGGAGTACGGCAAAATTGAAGTGACCGTTGACCGCAGTTCCAAATTGTTTGAAAATGTTTCAGAAAAGACGATCTGCTGGATGAGTCATAATGACTATATTTCTCAGGCGGCGCCTGGTTTTGCAGTCAGCGCCCATACAGCAGACTGTCCAGTAGCGGCAGTGGAGGACGTGGAGAAAAGGCTCTATGCAATCCAGTTCCATCCAGAGGTACTGCATACGCAGGAAGGTACTAAGATGCTTTCAAACTTTGTATACAATGTATGCGAGTGTAGAGGAGATTGGAAGATGGATTCTTTTGTGGAGGAATCCATCAAAGCAATCCGAGAGAAAGTGGGCAGCGGCAAAGTGCTGTGTGCGTTGTCTGGCGGTGTGGATTCCTCTGTGGCGGCAGTGATGATGTCAAAGGCAGTGGGAGATCAGTTGACCTGTGTCTTTGTAGACCACGGTCTTCTGAGAAAGAATGAGGGCGATGAGGTTGAGGCAGTATTCGGACCGCAGGGCCCGTATAAGCTGAACTTCATCCGCGTGAACGCCCAGCAGCGTTTTTACGACAAGCTGAAAGGTGTGGAAGAGCCTGAGAAAAAGCGTAAAATCATCGGTGAGGAGTTCATCCGTGTCTTTGAGGAAGAAGCGAAAAAGATCGGTGCTGTGGATTATCTGGTACAGGGAACGATCTACCCGGATGTGGTGGAGAGCGGCTTGGGCGGTGAGTCTGCTGTGATTAAGTCTCACCACAATGTCGGTGGTTTGCCGGAGTGTGTGGACTTCAAGGAGATCATCGAACCGCTGAGAGATTTGTTTAAAGATGAAGTGCGGAAAGCAGGGCTAGAGTTGGGTATTCCGGATTATCTGGTATTTCGTCAGCCGTTCCCTGGTCCGGGCCTGGGAATTCGAATTATTGGAGAGGTCACGGCAGAAAAGGTACAGATGGTACAGGATGCCGATGCAATTTGGCGTGAGGAGATCGCCAAAGCTGGCTGGGACAAGAAAGTGAATCAGTATTTTGCAGCTTTGACAAACATGAGATCGGTGGGAGTCATGGGCGATGAGAGAACCTATGACTACGCGATTGCGTTACGCGCGGTGACTACGACGGACTTCATGACTGCCGAGAGTGCGGAGATTCCCTGGGAGGTTATTGGGAAGACGACCAGCAGGATTGTCAATGAGGTGAAACACGTGAACCGAGTGATGTATGACTGCACGGGGAAACCTCCGGCGACGATTGAGTTCGAATAA
- a CDS encoding sigma-70 family RNA polymerase sigma factor has protein sequence MSNEQLVVLIQDGIDEAENMSLLWQQNEGFIGKLALIYAGQAEMEDLKQEGYLALCEAVRGYDVTREVPFLSYASFWLKTRMRRYVDQNKPVRLPSYLGDEVRQYQKTKSDFLKRYGYEASDRELCGLLGVNEKKIRKLKRAASMGQIQSLNELLPGTEDFTLEESIASEEDLEEEAAARLDRERMKEELWRSVDELPDRLPVVVRMRYQEETTLNEVGERLGVSLSRAAQMNKQAMRTLRQRVHRYQYKQYYDQYLAAAPIRHVGLESFKRTWYSAVEREALGWR, from the coding sequence ATGAGCAATGAGCAGCTTGTAGTCCTGATTCAGGACGGCATAGACGAGGCGGAAAATATGAGTCTGCTCTGGCAGCAGAATGAGGGATTCATTGGAAAGCTGGCGCTGATTTATGCAGGGCAGGCAGAGATGGAAGATCTGAAGCAAGAGGGATATCTGGCACTGTGCGAGGCTGTGAGGGGTTATGATGTCACCAGAGAGGTCCCCTTCCTAAGCTATGCATCGTTTTGGCTCAAGACAAGGATGCGCCGGTATGTTGATCAGAATAAGCCGGTGCGGCTGCCCTCATATCTTGGTGATGAGGTACGGCAGTACCAGAAGACTAAGAGTGACTTTTTGAAAAGATATGGTTATGAAGCCTCTGATCGGGAGTTGTGCGGGCTTTTAGGCGTGAATGAGAAAAAGATCAGGAAGCTGAAACGGGCAGCCAGTATGGGGCAGATACAGAGTCTGAATGAACTGCTGCCAGGTACAGAGGACTTCACGTTGGAAGAAAGCATTGCCTCAGAGGAAGACTTGGAGGAAGAGGCTGCCGCTCGTCTGGATAGGGAGCGGATGAAAGAGGAGCTGTGGAGATCGGTGGATGAGCTGCCGGACAGGCTGCCCGTGGTTGTCCGTATGCGCTATCAGGAGGAAACCACCCTGAATGAGGTGGGGGAACGTCTTGGTGTGAGCCTAAGTCGGGCCGCACAGATGAATAAGCAGGCAATGAGGACCCTGAGGCAGCGGGTACACAGGTATCAATATAAGCAGTACTATGACCAGTATCTAGCAGCGGCGCCTATTCGCCATGTAGGGCTAGAGAGCTTTAAACGGACATGGTACAGTGCTGTGGAAAGAGAGGCTTTGGGATGGAGATGA
- a CDS encoding vWA domain-containing protein → MKSTKLVFILDRSGSMMGLESDTIGGFNGMLEKQKKEKGEAFVTTVLFDDQYERIHERIPIAEVKPLTDKEYYVRGCTALLDAVGRTIGYIKTVQKTQEKKADQVIFVITTDGYENASREFTYEKLQQMILHEKEQHGWEFLFLGANMDAVQEAARFGIAPDRSVTFCNDQEGIQANYESVHTALSQMRSGAAPVGSQWKEAVKRDMERRKRR, encoded by the coding sequence ATGAAGAGTACGAAATTGGTGTTTATTTTGGATAGAAGTGGTTCTATGATGGGACTGGAGTCTGATACCATCGGAGGATTTAATGGGATGTTGGAAAAACAGAAAAAGGAAAAGGGAGAAGCTTTTGTGACGACAGTCTTGTTTGACGATCAGTATGAGAGGATTCACGAGAGAATTCCCATCGCCGAGGTGAAGCCTCTAACTGACAAAGAGTACTATGTGAGAGGGTGTACCGCCTTATTGGATGCTGTTGGAAGGACCATCGGGTATATAAAAACTGTTCAAAAGACGCAGGAAAAGAAAGCGGATCAGGTGATCTTTGTGATTACCACAGACGGATATGAGAACGCCAGCCGGGAGTTTACCTATGAGAAGCTTCAGCAGATGATTCTCCATGAAAAGGAGCAGCACGGATGGGAATTCCTCTTTCTCGGGGCGAATATGGATGCAGTACAGGAGGCCGCACGATTTGGGATTGCACCAGATCGTTCTGTGACATTTTGTAATGACCAGGAAGGTATTCAAGCTAATTATGAGTCTGTTCACACGGCTTTAAGTCAGATGAGAAGCGGAGCGGCTCCCGTGGGAAGTCAATGGAAGGAGGCAGTGAAACGGGATATGGAAAGGAGAAAGAGGCGGTGA
- a CDS encoding MATE family efflux transporter produces MGKKQNVDRSQYLFDNHALFALILPLVIEQMLAVLVGMADSIMIANVGESAVSGVSLVDSVMLLLINAFSALATGGAVVTGQYLGQRNTQKAQEAAQQLIWFLAFLAIGVMALMYLAKGFILHTVFGQITAEVRSYAEVYLLIVAASIPFVALYNAGAAIFRVMGNSKVSMQVSIVMNIINVVGNAILIYGFHRGSEGVAIPTLVSRMVAAIMILWLLGNKDLTVSVPRTIHYHFDKNLIKKILYIGIPNGLENSMFQLGKIMVLSLVATFGTYAIAANAVSNVVASVQILPGMAMSLAITTVISRCIGANAYDQAQYYTKKLHMISYLCMWVLIGITVLALPLILKVYNLSDITASETRRILLFHGVSASLIWPVAFNLPSVFRAAGDVKFSMVTSIISMWICRIVFSYILGKYMGFGVFGVWMAMILDWIVRAICFIIRYRSGKWKGKSLV; encoded by the coding sequence ATGGGAAAGAAACAGAATGTGGACAGGAGCCAATACCTGTTTGACAATCACGCGTTGTTTGCTTTGATATTGCCTCTGGTAATTGAGCAGATGCTGGCGGTCTTGGTGGGGATGGCAGACTCCATCATGATTGCCAATGTGGGTGAATCAGCGGTGTCGGGTGTCTCGCTGGTTGACAGCGTAATGCTTTTGCTGATCAATGCGTTTTCCGCGCTGGCCACGGGAGGAGCGGTGGTTACAGGTCAATATTTGGGACAAAGAAATACTCAAAAAGCCCAGGAGGCAGCTCAGCAGCTCATCTGGTTTTTGGCTTTTTTGGCGATTGGCGTTATGGCGCTGATGTATTTGGCAAAAGGATTTATTCTGCATACAGTATTCGGTCAGATTACGGCTGAAGTTCGCAGCTATGCAGAAGTATATCTGCTGATTGTGGCGGCATCCATCCCGTTTGTGGCCTTGTATAATGCAGGTGCGGCAATTTTCCGTGTCATGGGTAACTCCAAGGTTTCCATGCAGGTATCCATAGTGATGAATATTATCAATGTGGTGGGAAATGCAATTTTAATTTATGGGTTTCATCGCGGCTCAGAAGGTGTGGCAATTCCGACTCTGGTATCTAGGATGGTCGCAGCGATAATGATACTCTGGCTGCTTGGAAATAAGGACCTGACAGTCTCCGTTCCAAGGACAATCCATTATCATTTTGATAAGAATCTGATTAAGAAAATTTTGTACATAGGTATTCCCAATGGCTTGGAAAATAGTATGTTTCAGCTTGGAAAAATTATGGTGCTTAGCTTAGTGGCGACGTTTGGAACTTATGCGATTGCAGCGAATGCCGTCAGCAACGTTGTAGCATCTGTACAAATCCTGCCGGGTATGGCAATGTCTTTGGCCATCACAACAGTGATTTCCAGATGTATTGGGGCAAATGCCTACGACCAGGCACAGTATTATACCAAAAAGCTGCATATGATATCTTATTTGTGTATGTGGGTTTTGATTGGTATCACTGTGCTGGCTCTTCCGTTGATTCTTAAAGTTTACAACCTTTCAGACATTACTGCCAGTGAGACCAGACGGATTTTACTATTTCATGGAGTAAGCGCTAGTTTGATCTGGCCGGTTGCGTTTAATCTGCCTTCTGTATTTCGAGCGGCTGGCGATGTGAAGTTCAGCATGGTGACTTCGATCATCTCCATGTGGATTTGTCGAATCGTGTTTAGTTATATTTTGGGCAAATATATGGGATTCGGGGTGTTTGGCGTCTGGATGGCGATGATCTTGGATTGGATTGTGAGAGCTATTTGCTTTATTATTCGTTACCGTAGCGGAAAATGGAAGGGCAAGTCTTTGGTCTGA
- a CDS encoding site-specific integrase, with protein sequence MPVFKDEQRGTYFVKCYYTDHTGTRKQKKKRGFKLQRDAKEWERNFLETQQADLSMTFENFVKIYNEDMKHRLREHSFIQKQYIINTKLLPFFGKLPVSQITPAYVRKWQNALIAYRDKKDKPYSETYLRTINNQLSAIMNYAVRYYDLKENPCRKAGSIGKGHADEMQFWTTDEFKRFLEKISDKPPARAGFLILYYTGLRIGELLALEYGDIDFDGCTINVNKSYQHINGKDVVTPPKTPKSVRIISIPEFLRDEIKSYTERLYGLHKHDRIFPCTKHFFEHEIMRGTKDGEVKRIRLHDIRHSHASLLIEMGFSPLAVADRLGHEKVETTLNTYSHLFPHKRDEVAEKLQKLK encoded by the coding sequence ATGCCAGTATTTAAAGACGAACAACGCGGAACATACTTTGTAAAATGCTACTACACGGACCACACGGGAACCCGAAAACAGAAAAAGAAGCGAGGTTTTAAGCTCCAAAGGGACGCCAAAGAATGGGAAAGAAATTTTCTGGAAACCCAACAGGCCGATCTGTCTATGACCTTTGAAAACTTTGTGAAGATATACAACGAGGATATGAAACACCGCCTCCGAGAGCATAGCTTTATTCAGAAACAATATATCATAAACACAAAGCTTCTGCCCTTTTTCGGAAAGCTGCCAGTGTCGCAGATCACCCCCGCCTATGTGCGGAAATGGCAAAATGCACTGATTGCCTACCGTGATAAAAAAGACAAGCCCTATTCTGAAACCTATCTGCGGACTATCAACAACCAGCTTTCCGCTATAATGAATTACGCTGTCCGGTACTACGATTTAAAAGAAAACCCATGCCGCAAAGCCGGGAGCATAGGCAAAGGTCACGCTGATGAAATGCAATTTTGGACTACAGACGAATTTAAACGATTCCTAGAAAAGATTTCAGACAAACCGCCCGCAAGAGCCGGCTTCCTCATTTTGTATTATACCGGCTTGCGCATAGGGGAGCTGCTGGCCCTGGAATATGGTGATATAGATTTCGATGGCTGTACCATCAATGTGAATAAATCCTACCAGCATATCAATGGGAAAGACGTTGTAACGCCGCCTAAGACGCCTAAAAGCGTCCGTATCATATCTATCCCGGAGTTTCTACGGGACGAGATTAAAAGCTATACAGAACGGCTCTACGGGCTTCACAAGCATGACCGCATTTTTCCTTGCACGAAACACTTTTTTGAACATGAAATAATGAGGGGAACCAAAGACGGGGAAGTAAAGCGAATCCGGCTGCACGATATACGCCATAGCCATGCCAGCCTTTTAATCGAGATGGGTTTCTCTCCTCTGGCTGTTGCTGACCGCCTGGGGCATGAGAAAGTAGAAACCACGCTCAACACCTATTCACACCTGTTTCCCCACAAGCGGGATGAAGTAGCTGAAAAGCTCCAAAAATTAAAATAG
- a CDS encoding helix-turn-helix transcriptional regulator, with the protein MRIDRIKLVSELTRQDMTQKRLAELSGVSRVTINYIKGGKSCSDEVGQKIAKALGVDVTEIIETEE; encoded by the coding sequence ATGAGAATCGACCGTATCAAGCTTGTATCGGAACTGACCAGGCAGGACATGACGCAGAAAAGACTTGCAGAACTAAGCGGGGTATCCAGAGTAACGATTAACTACATAAAAGGAGGGAAAAGTTGCTCTGATGAAGTGGGCCAAAAGATTGCCAAAGCTCTTGGCGTGGATGTAACTGAAATCATCGAAACAGAAGAATAG
- a CDS encoding helix-turn-helix domain-containing protein, which yields MTFGERVKELRLKKGLSQRELGERMGGITQQTIAQYEKSENYPKLETIRRIAKALDVPFDNLVPFDDGLRLWIKEKKQSTQNNISGKRKALDKKIDQLNDDGIQKMSDYADDIIKIPEYRKDNE from the coding sequence ATGACATTTGGTGAAAGAGTAAAAGAATTACGCTTAAAAAAGGGATTATCGCAACGTGAACTTGGTGAAAGAATGGGGGGAATAACCCAACAAACTATTGCACAATACGAAAAGAGTGAAAATTATCCTAAACTTGAAACCATTAGACGGATAGCCAAAGCTCTTGATGTTCCTTTTGACAATTTAGTTCCTTTTGATGATGGTTTGCGCTTATGGATTAAAGAAAAAAAACAATCCACTCAAAACAATATTTCTGGCAAAAGAAAAGCCTTAGATAAAAAAATAGATCAGCTCAATGACGATGGGATACAGAAGATGTCTGATTATGCAGACGACATAATAAAGATTCCCGAATACCGCAAAGATAACGAATAA
- the spoIIID gene encoding sporulation transcriptional regulator SpoIIID codes for MKDYIEERAIEIANYIVKENATVRQTAKKFGVSKSTVHKDVTERLCQLNPMLASQARKVLDVNKQERHIRGGLATREKYRHIHQR; via the coding sequence TTGAAGGATTATATCGAGGAGAGAGCTATAGAGATAGCCAATTATATTGTCAAAGAAAATGCGACAGTGAGACAGACAGCAAAAAAATTTGGAGTTTCCAAATCTACGGTACATAAAGATGTGACAGAACGGCTTTGCCAACTGAATCCGATGCTGGCCTCTCAGGCCAGGAAGGTGCTGGATGTGAACAAGCAGGAGAGACATATCCGGGGCGGGCTGGCCACAAGGGAGAAATACCGACATATACATCAGAGATGA
- a CDS encoding DUF2971 domain-containing protein: MERKEWVGSYYDAMGNNSGFLRESSKQKCILNKNAPEFIYQYRGLGIHDLKNIEGNYVWAGKACNMNDPYDCYYSDSIFSDLEKLAKEKNSAFLIEMCRKEKMKFKDTCEKIRNMIVLSCFSETFDSILMWSHYANQHKGICVQYRRSDFTAPSLLCSSAVLRPVSYGRKISVFDESIHEVNKKENFKILIRKAEEWQYEEEWRLLCVIPEGDLDSVNKSGGMLLKTPKPCKIILGTRADDKSKEEVRSLCEKLGIKLSHMKMKDDEFFLEEIYDIQ; the protein is encoded by the coding sequence ATGGAAAGAAAAGAATGGGTAGGGAGCTATTATGATGCGATGGGAAATAACTCAGGCTTCTTACGTGAAAGCAGCAAACAAAAATGTATTTTAAACAAAAACGCACCAGAATTTATTTATCAGTATAGAGGATTAGGGATACATGATCTAAAGAATATAGAAGGGAATTATGTGTGGGCCGGAAAAGCATGTAATATGAACGATCCGTATGATTGCTATTATTCTGATTCTATTTTTTCTGATTTGGAGAAATTAGCAAAAGAAAAAAATTCTGCATTCCTAATTGAAATGTGCAGGAAAGAAAAAATGAAATTCAAAGATACTTGTGAGAAAATACGAAATATGATAGTTTTGTCCTGTTTTAGCGAGACTTTTGATTCTATTTTGATGTGGAGTCATTATGCAAATCAGCATAAAGGAATTTGCGTTCAATATAGAAGAAGTGATTTTACAGCTCCTTCTTTATTATGTTCATCAGCTGTATTACGGCCAGTGAGTTACGGCCGAAAGATATCTGTGTTCGATGAAAGTATTCATGAAGTAAATAAAAAAGAGAATTTTAAAATATTAATCAGAAAAGCGGAGGAATGGCAATATGAAGAAGAATGGAGACTTCTTTGCGTTATTCCCGAGGGAGATTTAGATTCAGTCAATAAAAGCGGAGGAATGTTGTTAAAAACGCCTAAGCCATGCAAAATAATTCTGGGAACTAGAGCAGATGATAAATCTAAAGAAGAAGTTAGAAGTTTGTGCGAAAAATTAGGCATAAAGTTAAGTCATATGAAAATGAAGGATGATGAATTCTTTTTAGAAGAAATATATGATATCCAATAA
- a CDS encoding macro domain-containing protein — MGFYIVHNDIVNMETDAIVNAANSALEMGGGVCGAVFRAAGVKELQEECRKKAPCPTGKAVLTAGYGLKARYIIHVVGPVWKNGEAGEEKQLRMSYRSALKLAEDCGCQSVAFPLISSGLYGYPRREALKVAVEEFRRFLQEKEMEIYLVVMDQKVIVLSESLYGKIQHYIDTYYTGYTGSSDRRRDKDWEMMYEAHADISRKEQSTFDGLAIPKETEKFSVRKIKRSLEELLRGRGETFQEMLFRLIDERGFTDVQVYKRSNMDRRLFSKIRSNKEYVPKKTTVLSLAVALELSLDETVDLLGKAGYSMTDHLKSDIILRYFLENQRYDIYEINEVLFCFGESLLGM; from the coding sequence ATGGGATTTTATATAGTGCATAATGATATTGTCAATATGGAGACAGATGCCATTGTAAACGCGGCAAACTCGGCTTTAGAGATGGGCGGAGGGGTTTGCGGAGCTGTATTTCGGGCAGCAGGAGTAAAAGAATTGCAGGAAGAATGCAGAAAGAAAGCTCCGTGTCCTACAGGGAAGGCAGTGCTTACAGCGGGGTATGGGCTGAAAGCCAGATACATTATTCATGTGGTGGGACCAGTATGGAAGAATGGGGAAGCAGGGGAAGAAAAGCAGCTGAGGATGTCCTACCGCAGCGCGCTGAAACTGGCGGAGGACTGTGGATGCCAGTCTGTGGCTTTTCCACTGATTTCCAGCGGCCTTTACGGGTATCCCAGGAGGGAGGCTTTGAAGGTTGCAGTAGAGGAATTTCGTAGATTTCTTCAGGAGAAAGAAATGGAAATCTACCTAGTCGTGATGGACCAAAAGGTGATTGTGCTGAGCGAGAGCCTGTATGGGAAAATCCAGCATTATATAGATACTTATTATACAGGGTATACGGGGAGCTCGGACAGGCGCAGGGATAAAGATTGGGAGATGATGTATGAGGCCCATGCCGACATTTCCAGGAAGGAGCAGAGTACTTTTGATGGGTTAGCCATTCCCAAGGAAACGGAAAAGTTCTCTGTCCGGAAGATCAAGAGGAGCTTGGAAGAGCTTTTAAGGGGACGGGGAGAGACATTTCAGGAAATGCTGTTTCGTCTGATCGATGAGAGAGGATTCACCGATGTGCAGGTCTATAAGAGATCGAATATGGACCGGAGGCTTTTCTCAAAGATTCGCAGTAACAAAGAATATGTCCCAAAGAAAACGACAGTGCTATCCCTGGCTGTTGCGTTGGAGCTATCCTTGGATGAAACGGTAGACTTGCTGGGAAAAGCAGGCTACAGTATGACCGATCATCTGAAGTCAGATATTATTTTGAGATATTTTTTGGAAAATCAAAGATATGATATTTATGAAATAAATGAAGTTTTATTTTGTTTTGGAGAGTCTTTGCTGGGGATGTAA
- a CDS encoding cold-shock protein codes for MEHGTVKWFDPVKGYGFIAGDNGKETFVHQSDILMRGFRHLETGERVSYRVKATEKGDKAIDVISE; via the coding sequence GTGGAACATGGAACAGTGAAGTGGTTTGATCCGGTCAAGGGATATGGATTTATTGCAGGAGACAATGGCAAAGAAACTTTTGTGCATCAATCTGATATCCTGATGAGAGGGTTCCGACATCTGGAGACGGGTGAGCGGGTCAGTTATCGGGTTAAGGCAACGGAAAAAGGCGATAAAGCTATTGATGTAATAAGCGAGTAA
- a CDS encoding bifunctional DNA primase/polymerase gives MTERVTDAVASMKEWALRYAHLGLAVFPVKEKGKAPATPHGCKDATTDALQIETWWNINPQHNIGIATGSRSGGLVVIDLDIDEEKGKNGYETLKEWQKEHGDLPETWISITGNGGYHYFYRDTAANKNKVALYDGVDIRGEGGYIVAPPSIHPNGHTYEWEQEPGEYEIAQVNGQVIKFLLGPAPEKKQYFHQEEIIPEGQRVSTLIQLIGSQRSKGLGEAAIRAAVQAENEEKCIPPLTDQELERQVFPALKRGWMPERPYTKACDKGKVRQQKNNSLEMVTMDSAQEKEPDWLITGYIPRYQITSLAGDGGSGKTTVWCALAAAVSSGKKSFLEDFLPEDCGGGKPQKVMFFSAEDSFEYTLKRRLRKNGAILENILSIDIADERFQDIKFNSLFLEQLLEKYRPALCIFDPIQAFVPPEIRMGDRNAIRNCLAPLIGYGEKYGTTPLIIVHANKQSGVWGRKRIADSADIWDISRSVIMAGETNETGIRYLSHEKSNYGMTGNTVLYAIEDEVVCLKGYTKKKDKDFVTEVDYTTRQAPQREEAKEFILDFLKDGEKEVSELDAMAKAQSISANSLKNAKADLKKEGKIKYRSEGFNPKRFFVALIATEKTN, from the coding sequence ATGACGGAAAGGGTGACTGATGCAGTGGCGAGCATGAAAGAATGGGCTTTGCGATATGCTCATTTAGGTCTGGCAGTGTTTCCGGTCAAAGAAAAGGGGAAAGCCCCTGCAACACCACATGGCTGTAAGGATGCCACCACAGACGCTTTGCAAATAGAAACTTGGTGGAACATCAATCCTCAGCACAATATAGGAATTGCTACCGGCAGCAGATCAGGAGGCCTGGTGGTCATTGATCTGGATATTGATGAGGAAAAAGGAAAGAACGGCTATGAAACATTGAAGGAATGGCAGAAGGAACATGGTGATCTGCCGGAAACCTGGATAAGTATCACGGGCAACGGTGGGTATCATTATTTCTATCGAGATACTGCTGCGAACAAAAATAAGGTCGCTTTATATGATGGGGTTGATATTCGTGGGGAGGGCGGCTATATTGTAGCCCCGCCAAGTATTCATCCAAATGGCCATACCTATGAATGGGAGCAGGAGCCGGGGGAGTATGAAATTGCGCAGGTAAATGGTCAGGTCATAAAGTTTCTTCTGGGGCCAGCGCCGGAGAAGAAGCAATACTTCCATCAGGAAGAAATAATTCCAGAAGGGCAGAGGGTTTCTACTCTGATACAGCTGATCGGCAGTCAGCGGTCTAAGGGCCTTGGAGAAGCGGCAATTCGGGCAGCAGTCCAGGCGGAGAATGAAGAAAAATGTATCCCGCCCCTTACAGATCAGGAGCTGGAACGGCAGGTCTTTCCAGCGCTGAAAAGAGGGTGGATGCCAGAGCGGCCATATACCAAAGCATGTGATAAAGGGAAAGTCCGGCAGCAGAAAAATAACAGCCTTGAAATGGTTACGATGGACAGCGCACAGGAAAAAGAGCCTGACTGGCTTATCACAGGCTATATACCACGGTATCAGATCACTTCTCTGGCAGGGGACGGCGGCAGTGGAAAGACAACAGTCTGGTGTGCTCTTGCGGCAGCAGTGAGCAGTGGCAAAAAGTCATTTCTGGAGGACTTTCTTCCTGAAGATTGTGGAGGTGGGAAGCCCCAAAAAGTAATGTTCTTTTCAGCAGAGGATTCCTTTGAGTATACGCTCAAACGCAGGCTTAGAAAGAACGGGGCAATTTTGGAGAATATTCTTTCGATAGATATCGCAGATGAACGATTCCAAGATATTAAGTTTAATAGCCTGTTCTTAGAGCAGCTATTAGAAAAGTACCGCCCAGCTTTATGTATCTTTGACCCTATACAGGCTTTTGTTCCACCTGAGATCAGAATGGGGGATAGGAATGCTATCCGAAATTGTTTGGCCCCGCTGATTGGTTATGGTGAGAAATATGGTACCACCCCCTTAATTATTGTACACGCCAACAAACAGTCAGGCGTCTGGGGCAGAAAGAGGATTGCAGACAGCGCCGACATCTGGGATATCAGCCGGTCCGTGATTATGGCGGGTGAGACCAATGAAACGGGAATCCGCTACCTGTCTCATGAAAAATCCAATTACGGAATGACTGGCAACACAGTCCTGTATGCAATAGAGGATGAGGTTGTGTGCTTGAAAGGATATACCAAGAAGAAGGATAAGGATTTTGTAACAGAGGTAGATTATACTACCAGGCAGGCCCCGCAGAGGGAAGAAGCGAAGGAGTTTATTCTTGACTTCTTGAAAGACGGAGAAAAGGAAGTTTCGGAGTTGGATGCAATGGCAAAAGCACAGAGTATAAGTGCCAATTCTTTAAAAAATGCTAAGGCTGACTTAAAGAAAGAGGGAAAAATCAAATACCGTTCAGAAGGATTTAACCCTAAGAGGTTTTTTGTTGCTCTTATAGCCACTGAAAAAACCAACTAG